A section of the Jannaschia sp. S6380 genome encodes:
- a CDS encoding DMT family transporter, protein MSLWLFATLLAASVQALRFLLQKRLALSGLSSTAATFARFVYAPAAVALGLGAWVLVADGTLPPIGDGFWPYAVAGGISQILATICVVALFSYRNFAVGIAFSKVTVLMTVVAGFLILGETVTAADLAAMALGFLGVVLLSVPEGRRWQVFNRGSLLGLASGVFFSISAVGYRGASLLVLSDAPLVRAAVTLGLVTLLQTVLLGAWLAWRDPSGLMAVFRRWRATSLVGATSMIGSMGWFTAYTLQTAAYVNAVGQVELILSIAIGWIVLGERQTRREVIGISLVGLSVVALILLRA, encoded by the coding sequence ATGTCACTCTGGTTGTTCGCCACGCTGCTCGCGGCATCGGTTCAGGCGCTGCGCTTCCTGCTGCAGAAGCGTCTCGCCCTCTCGGGCCTGTCCTCGACGGCGGCCACCTTCGCGCGGTTCGTCTATGCGCCGGCGGCCGTCGCGCTGGGCCTGGGCGCATGGGTCTTGGTCGCGGACGGCACGCTGCCGCCCATCGGCGACGGATTCTGGCCCTATGCTGTGGCCGGCGGCATCTCGCAGATCCTGGCGACGATCTGCGTCGTTGCGCTGTTCTCGTACCGCAACTTCGCCGTGGGCATCGCCTTCTCGAAGGTGACCGTGCTGATGACCGTCGTGGCGGGCTTCCTGATCCTGGGCGAAACGGTCACCGCCGCCGACCTCGCGGCCATGGCGCTGGGTTTCCTGGGCGTGGTCCTCCTGTCGGTGCCCGAGGGTCGGAGGTGGCAGGTCTTCAACCGTGGTTCGCTTCTGGGCCTCGCCTCGGGAGTCTTCTTCTCGATCTCGGCGGTCGGATATCGCGGCGCCTCGCTCCTGGTGCTGTCGGACGCGCCACTGGTCCGCGCGGCCGTCACGCTGGGCCTCGTCACCCTGTTGCAGACCGTGCTGCTGGGCGCCTGGCTCGCCTGGCGGGACCCGTCCGGACTGATGGCGGTGTTCCGTCGCTGGCGCGCGACGTCACTGGTCGGGGCCACGTCGATGATCGGATCGATGGGTTGGTTCACCGCCTACACGCTGCAAACCGCCGCCTACGTGAATGCCGTGGGCCAAGTGGAGTTGATCCTGTCCATCGCGATCGGTTGGATCGTGCTGGGCGAACGCCAGACAAGACGCGAAGTGATCGGCATCTCGCTGGTCGGGCTGAGCGTCGTCGCCCTGATCCTGCTGCGCGCCTAG
- a CDS encoding NUDIX hydrolase, whose protein sequence is MTDAPVRDAATIILLRDQGPSGPAVLMGQRGAGAVFMPSKYVFPGGAVEAGDGAARFARPLGAQTRAALESRSEVAPEMLAAAAIRELAEETGQVVGRPADAEAGTCDWPGFERLLPDAGALRFIFRAITPPGRPRRFDARFFLASADALATDPDDFGRAEDELSHLHWVPLDRARALDMPFITEVVLAETAAIAAGRDVPGTPFFDNSGDSSVFCRL, encoded by the coding sequence ATGACCGACGCGCCCGTGCGGGATGCGGCGACGATCATCCTGCTGCGCGACCAGGGCCCGTCCGGACCCGCCGTCCTGATGGGGCAGCGCGGGGCCGGTGCCGTGTTCATGCCGTCAAAATACGTCTTCCCCGGCGGCGCGGTCGAGGCGGGGGACGGCGCCGCGCGCTTCGCGAGGCCCCTGGGGGCTCAGACCCGTGCCGCATTGGAGTCCCGCTCCGAAGTCGCGCCCGAAATGTTGGCCGCCGCCGCGATCCGCGAGCTGGCCGAGGAGACGGGGCAGGTCGTCGGCAGGCCCGCGGACGCAGAGGCAGGCACCTGCGACTGGCCGGGATTCGAGCGGCTGCTGCCGGATGCCGGGGCGCTGCGGTTCATCTTTCGGGCCATAACGCCGCCTGGGCGGCCGCGGCGCTTCGATGCCCGGTTCTTTCTGGCTTCGGCCGATGCGCTCGCCACCGATCCCGACGATTTCGGCCGGGCCGAGGACGAGCTGAGCCATCTGCACTGGGTTCCGCTGGACCGCGCGCGGGCGCTGGACATGCCGTTCATCACCGAGGTCGTCCTGGCCGAGACCGCCGCCATCGCCGCCGGCCGCGACGTGCCCGGCACGCCGTTCTTCGACAATTCGGGCGACAGCTCGGTCTTCTGCCGGCTCTAG
- a CDS encoding DUF983 domain-containing protein: MDQAPIEDPRLMRQAMWRGWRRRCPNCGEGAMLHSYLKVRDTCDACGQELHHHRADDGPPYLTLLIVGHIIGPAMLWYFVAFEPDPYSFMAIFMLASVVLSLWFLPRLKGVIVGVQWAARMHGFGRGDAPSDLAA, translated from the coding sequence ATGGATCAAGCCCCGATCGAAGACCCCCGCCTGATGCGGCAGGCCATGTGGCGCGGCTGGCGCCGCCGCTGCCCGAACTGCGGCGAGGGCGCGATGCTGCACAGCTATCTGAAGGTGCGCGACACCTGCGACGCCTGCGGGCAGGAACTGCACCACCATCGCGCCGATGACGGGCCGCCCTATCTGACGCTGCTGATCGTGGGGCATATCATCGGCCCGGCCATGCTGTGGTACTTCGTCGCGTTCGAGCCGGACCCGTACAGCTTCATGGCGATCTTCATGCTGGCATCCGTGGTGCTTTCGCTTTGGTTCCTTCCGCGCCTGAAAGGCGTCATCGTGGGCGTCCAATGGGCTGCGCGCATGCATGGCTTCGGTCGCGGCGACGCGCCCTCCGACCTGGCCGCATGA
- a CDS encoding EF-hand domain-containing protein, with protein MNRITATGLAICAGLFLGPLAAEARGPGPDRPAFGDVDADADGRIMPAELAAFGAERRADRMDRADTNGDGVLTRAELRAASEARTARRVDGLIQRLDKDADGVLSKDELQAGPERRDTGARRARQFSRADSDGDGAIDAAEWDAAVARHSRGRR; from the coding sequence ATGAACAGGATCACCGCAACCGGCCTGGCCATCTGTGCCGGCCTTTTCCTGGGACCCCTTGCCGCCGAGGCGCGCGGGCCCGGTCCGGACCGTCCCGCCTTCGGCGACGTGGATGCCGATGCCGACGGTCGGATCATGCCGGCAGAACTGGCGGCCTTCGGCGCGGAACGGCGCGCCGACCGGATGGATCGGGCCGACACGAATGGCGACGGCGTCCTGACCCGGGCCGAACTGCGCGCCGCATCGGAGGCCCGGACGGCGCGCCGTGTGGACGGCCTGATCCAGAGGCTGGACAAGGACGCCGACGGCGTGCTGAGCAAGGACGAACTGCAAGCCGGTCCGGAACGGCGCGACACCGGCGCGCGACGCGCGCGCCAGTTTTCGCGGGCGGATAGCGACGGGGATGGTGCCATCGACGCGGCCGAATGGGACGCCGCCGTCGCCCGACATTCCCGTGGACGCAGGTAG
- a CDS encoding sigma-70 family RNA polymerase sigma factor: MDDRDRRHEADLLAAAGRGDARAAAALLDRLGPRLMAFALRMTGGHRPLAEDVVQEAFLRLWRRADDWDADGPANIGTWLGRVAANLAVDAHRRDARLTPLPEGVEFADDAPSALAGLIQAERLSALDAALLRMPARQRQAVVLRHVEGYSNPDIAAMLECGVEAVESLTARGKRRLAELLDEGGENE; encoded by the coding sequence ATGGATGACCGGGATCGCCGTCATGAAGCCGACCTTCTGGCCGCGGCCGGGCGCGGCGATGCCCGCGCCGCGGCGGCGCTGCTGGACCGGCTCGGGCCGCGCCTGATGGCGTTCGCCCTTCGCATGACCGGCGGCCACCGTCCCTTGGCCGAGGATGTCGTGCAGGAAGCGTTCCTGCGGCTTTGGCGCAGGGCGGATGACTGGGATGCCGACGGCCCGGCCAATATCGGAACCTGGCTGGGCCGTGTAGCTGCCAACCTGGCGGTGGACGCGCATCGGCGCGATGCCCGCCTGACGCCCCTGCCCGAAGGGGTGGAGTTCGCGGACGACGCCCCCTCGGCCTTGGCGGGCTTGATCCAGGCGGAGCGCCTGTCGGCGCTGGACGCCGCCCTTTTGCGAATGCCGGCCCGGCAGCGGCAGGCCGTGGTGCTCCGCCATGTCGAGGGCTATTCCAACCCGGACATCGCGGCCATGCTGGAATGCGGTGTCGAGGCCGTCGAGAGCCTGACGGCCAGGGGAAAGCGGCGTCTGGCCGAACTGCTGGATGAAGGGGGTGAGAACGAATGA
- a CDS encoding periplasmic heavy metal sensor, producing the protein MTQPWMRWLLVASLSINLLVAGAVLAALVQGRTARTERAGGPPEIALLIRALDRDDRGALLRKLRATDGIRTGRDSMAAARARMIGALRSETFDRAAFEAALTEQQAIRGRLSAHGIPMIAAFVGSLSEEERAALARALRRRR; encoded by the coding sequence ATGACCCAACCCTGGATGCGATGGCTGCTCGTGGCGTCGCTCTCGATCAATTTGCTGGTGGCCGGGGCCGTTCTGGCGGCGCTGGTGCAGGGGCGTACGGCAAGGACCGAACGCGCGGGCGGGCCACCGGAGATCGCGCTCCTGATCCGCGCGCTCGACCGTGACGACCGCGGTGCCCTGCTGCGTAAGCTGCGCGCCACAGACGGCATCCGCACCGGACGCGACAGTATGGCCGCCGCGCGGGCACGCATGATCGGGGCGCTGCGATCGGAAACCTTCGACCGCGCCGCATTCGAGGCCGCCCTGACCGAACAGCAAGCCATCCGTGGCCGGCTCTCGGCCCACGGCATTCCGATGATTGCCGCCTTCGTCGGGTCGCTGTCGGAAGAGGAACGGGCCGCGCTGGCCCGGGCCCTGAGGCGCCGGCGCTAG
- a CDS encoding diguanylate cyclase, whose protein sequence is MSGRILIVDDVATNRIVMKVKLAAARYEVVPAASGPEALEIAAGGGIDIIIMDMMMPGMTGADTCRRLRADPDTATIPVILVTASDDMEARMDGLSAGADDFLSKPVDEIALLARVRSLLRTREAERDYEARGGALLEMAAPPAAPCGFAEAAGQASFSAKPSPVEGRIAMIGGNDATWLPVQRDRLRPLFREAVSIVDRDGALAMTAEMAPDLFLIDADLGGRNDGLRLMSELRSRGATRHAAFIMLLPPGDSERAATALDLGAADVGYHPFPTDEIAMRIRTQLARKKRADRMRDTLDTGLKLAVIDPLTGLHNRRFGLGHLDRVATRCRAQGIRAGVVLMDIDHFKRVNDTYGHPVGDLVLSKVAKVLQESLRAEDLVARIGGEEFLAILPDSDLAQVRVVAERLRAAVQSLRIPVGEGELSVTLSLGVAMMEECEDAASRAMETVDRALYSAKDDGRNRVRLAAAS, encoded by the coding sequence ATGTCCGGACGGATCCTCATCGTCGACGACGTCGCCACGAACCGTATCGTGATGAAGGTCAAGCTGGCCGCCGCCCGGTACGAGGTCGTGCCCGCCGCCAGTGGCCCCGAGGCGCTGGAGATCGCGGCCGGCGGCGGCATCGACATCATCATCATGGACATGATGATGCCCGGCATGACGGGGGCCGACACCTGCCGCAGGCTGCGCGCCGACCCCGACACCGCCACCATCCCCGTGATCCTCGTGACCGCGTCCGACGATATGGAGGCGCGGATGGACGGGCTGTCGGCCGGCGCCGACGACTTCCTGTCCAAGCCGGTGGACGAAATCGCGCTGCTGGCCCGTGTTCGGTCGCTTCTGCGCACCCGCGAGGCGGAGCGCGACTACGAGGCGCGCGGCGGGGCGTTGCTCGAGATGGCCGCGCCACCCGCCGCGCCCTGTGGCTTCGCCGAGGCGGCGGGGCAGGCCTCGTTCAGTGCCAAACCTTCCCCGGTCGAGGGGCGGATCGCGATGATCGGCGGAAACGACGCCACCTGGCTGCCGGTCCAGCGCGACCGCCTGCGTCCGCTGTTCCGCGAGGCGGTCAGCATCGTGGATCGCGACGGTGCGCTTGCCATGACGGCCGAGATGGCGCCCGACCTGTTCCTGATCGACGCCGATCTGGGCGGGCGCAACGACGGGCTGCGCCTGATGTCCGAACTCCGCTCGCGGGGCGCGACGCGTCATGCCGCGTTCATCATGCTGCTGCCGCCGGGCGACAGCGAGCGCGCGGCCACGGCGCTCGATCTCGGGGCGGCGGATGTGGGCTACCATCCGTTCCCGACCGACGAAATCGCCATGCGCATCCGCACGCAGCTGGCCCGCAAGAAGCGGGCGGACCGCATGCGCGACACGCTCGACACGGGGCTGAAGCTGGCCGTGATCGACCCGTTGACCGGGCTGCACAACCGGCGGTTCGGTCTGGGCCATCTCGACCGTGTGGCCACGCGCTGCCGCGCGCAGGGCATCCGCGCGGGCGTCGTCCTGATGGATATCGATCATTTCAAGCGGGTGAACGACACCTATGGTCACCCGGTGGGCGACCTGGTCCTGTCGAAGGTCGCCAAGGTCCTGCAGGAAAGCCTGCGCGCCGAGGATCTGGTGGCTCGCATCGGCGGAGAGGAGTTCCTCGCCATCCTGCCGGATTCGGACCTGGCGCAGGTTCGCGTGGTCGCCGAACGCCTGCGCGCCGCCGTCCAGTCGCTGCGCATACCGGTGGGCGAGGGCGAACTGTCTGTCACCCTGTCGCTCGGCGTCGCCATGATGGAGGAGTGCGAAGACGCGGCCTCCCGCGCGATGGAGACGGTGGACCGGGCACTCTATTCGGCGAAGGACGACGGCCGGAACCGCGTCCGCCTCGCGGCGGCGAGCTAG
- a CDS encoding DUF3572 domain-containing protein, whose protein sequence is MTQDDAEVIALGALGWLAQADLLDAFQNSTGADRDTIRGAAKEPEFLGAVLDFVLMDDMWVAGACETLSLPHQELLAARTALPGGNLPHWT, encoded by the coding sequence ATGACGCAGGATGACGCCGAAGTGATCGCGCTGGGGGCGCTGGGATGGCTGGCGCAGGCGGATCTGCTGGATGCCTTCCAGAACAGCACGGGCGCCGATCGCGATACGATACGCGGCGCCGCGAAGGAGCCCGAGTTCCTGGGCGCGGTTCTGGATTTCGTGCTGATGGACGACATGTGGGTCGCCGGCGCATGCGAGACGCTGTCGCTGCCGCACCAGGAGTTGCTGGCCGCGCGCACGGCGCTGCCGGGCGGGAACCTGCCGCACTGGACCTGA
- a CDS encoding extracellular solute-binding protein, whose protein sequence is MMMNNRFSRFAFPICAFAAFAAAAGIAHQAIADGHGIALYGEPALPSGYAHLPYVNPDAPKGGTFSDGQVGSFDSLNPHIQQGSVPWQLRFLAYESLLGRSWDEPFTLYGLLAETVEVNEDETQITFTLNPEARFSDGTPVTPEDVIWSWNILGREGANGRYRAAFSKVENVEKVGERGIRFTIGAPDRELLMTLGYRPIMKAAQYAEDEDAFFRSGLGNIPITTAPYVITDFDAGRFVELTRNEDYWGADHPFRRGTNNVDTIRMEFFGDATAHFEAFKAGELSTMRETNATAWARDYDFPAVQSGEIVLSEIPHERPTGMTGLVMNTRRAPFDDWRVREAMIQAFNFDYVNNVINAGAQPRITSYFANSPLGMTAGPAEGRVAELLEPHADDLLPGTMEGYVLPSSDGQVADRRGLRTATRLLAEAGYEVQDGVMTGPDGPLSFEILVQSGSSEVQSIVDIYVESLRRLGVEARPVAVDSAQFKDRTVNYEFDMMWYQWGLSLSPGNEQTAYWGPDGVETPGSRNLMGADDPAITAMIDAMLGAETQEGYVAAVKALDRVLTAGRYVIPIWHNPVSWIAHDKDLNYPADRLPIYGDWIGFQPDIWWFEE, encoded by the coding sequence ATGATGATGAACAATCGTTTCTCACGATTCGCGTTCCCGATATGCGCATTTGCAGCATTCGCCGCGGCGGCGGGAATCGCGCATCAGGCGATCGCGGACGGTCATGGAATCGCCCTTTACGGCGAGCCTGCGCTGCCCTCCGGATACGCGCATCTTCCGTATGTGAACCCCGATGCGCCGAAGGGCGGAACGTTCTCGGATGGCCAGGTCGGCAGCTTCGACAGCCTCAACCCCCACATCCAGCAGGGCAGCGTGCCATGGCAGCTGCGCTTTCTGGCCTACGAGTCCCTTCTGGGGCGCAGCTGGGACGAACCGTTCACGCTTTACGGCCTGTTGGCCGAGACCGTCGAGGTGAACGAGGACGAGACACAAATCACCTTCACCCTGAACCCCGAGGCCCGGTTTTCCGACGGTACGCCCGTCACGCCCGAGGACGTCATCTGGTCCTGGAACATTCTGGGGCGGGAGGGGGCGAACGGCCGCTACCGCGCTGCCTTCTCCAAGGTCGAGAACGTCGAGAAGGTGGGCGAACGGGGCATCCGCTTCACCATCGGCGCGCCGGACCGCGAGCTGCTGATGACGCTGGGATACCGTCCCATCATGAAGGCCGCGCAATATGCCGAGGACGAGGACGCGTTCTTCCGGTCCGGTCTGGGCAACATCCCGATCACCACCGCGCCCTATGTCATCACCGATTTCGATGCCGGCCGTTTCGTCGAGCTGACCCGGAACGAGGATTACTGGGGCGCCGATCACCCGTTCCGGCGGGGCACGAACAATGTCGACACGATCCGGATGGAGTTCTTCGGCGACGCGACCGCGCATTTCGAGGCGTTCAAGGCCGGCGAGCTGTCGACCATGCGCGAGACGAACGCGACGGCCTGGGCGCGCGACTACGACTTTCCGGCCGTGCAGTCCGGCGAGATCGTCCTGTCGGAGATCCCGCATGAGCGTCCGACCGGCATGACGGGTCTGGTCATGAATACCCGACGCGCGCCCTTCGACGACTGGCGTGTGCGCGAGGCCATGATCCAGGCGTTCAATTTCGACTACGTCAACAACGTCATCAATGCCGGCGCGCAGCCACGCATCACGTCCTATTTCGCCAACTCGCCGCTCGGCATGACGGCAGGCCCCGCCGAGGGACGTGTCGCCGAGCTGCTTGAACCTCATGCCGACGACCTGCTGCCGGGAACGATGGAAGGCTACGTCCTGCCGTCCTCGGACGGGCAGGTGGCCGACCGGCGGGGGCTGCGGACCGCGACGCGCCTGCTGGCCGAAGCCGGATACGAGGTGCAGGACGGCGTTATGACCGGCCCGGACGGTCCCCTCTCCTTCGAGATCCTGGTGCAGAGCGGGTCGTCCGAGGTCCAGTCGATCGTCGACATCTATGTCGAGTCGCTGCGGCGCCTCGGCGTCGAGGCCCGTCCCGTCGCCGTCGACAGCGCGCAGTTCAAGGACCGCACTGTCAATTATGAATTCGACATGATGTGGTACCAGTGGGGCCTGTCGCTGAGCCCGGGCAACGAACAGACCGCCTATTGGGGCCCCGACGGTGTCGAGACGCCCGGCAGCCGAAACCTGATGGGTGCCGACGATCCGGCGATCACGGCGATGATCGACGCGATGCTGGGCGCCGAGACGCAGGAAGGCTACGTCGCAGCCGTCAAGGCGCTGGACCGGGTGCTGACGGCGGGCCGCTACGTCATTCCGATCTGGCACAATCCCGTCAGCTGGATCGCCCATGACAAGGACCTGAATTACCCCGCCGACCGACTTCCGATCTACGGGGACTGGATCGGCTTCCAGCCCGATATCTGGTGGTTCGAGGAGTAG
- a CDS encoding 3-hydroxybutyrate dehydrogenase, translating to MTLQGKTAIVTGSNSGIGLGIARSFAAGGLNVVLNSYSDTEEDHALAADLAKEHGVEVRYIQADLSSGEAARGLVESAGRCDILVNNAGIQHVAPVENFPAGKWDAIIAINLSSAFHTTAAALPMMRAAGWGRVINIASAHGLRASPYKSAYVAAKHGIVGMTKVVALETAEEPITANAICPGYVLTPLVESQIPDTMKEYGMDRDTAIREVLLKRQPSKEFATTDQLGGTALFLCSDHAAQITGTTISVDGGWTAV from the coding sequence ATGACGCTGCAAGGGAAGACCGCCATCGTAACCGGCTCGAACTCCGGCATCGGGCTGGGGATCGCGCGAAGCTTCGCGGCCGGCGGGCTGAATGTCGTGCTCAACTCCTACAGCGACACCGAAGAGGATCACGCCCTGGCCGCCGATCTTGCCAAAGAGCACGGGGTGGAGGTGCGCTACATCCAGGCGGACCTCTCCTCGGGCGAGGCCGCGCGCGGTCTGGTCGAGAGCGCCGGGCGCTGCGACATTCTGGTGAACAACGCCGGCATCCAGCATGTTGCCCCGGTCGAGAACTTCCCCGCCGGGAAATGGGACGCGATCATCGCGATCAACCTGTCCTCGGCGTTTCACACCACCGCGGCCGCCCTGCCGATGATGCGCGCGGCCGGATGGGGGCGCGTCATCAACATCGCCTCGGCCCATGGCCTGCGGGCGAGCCCCTACAAGTCCGCCTATGTCGCCGCCAAGCACGGGATCGTCGGGATGACCAAGGTCGTCGCCTTGGAGACCGCCGAGGAGCCGATCACCGCGAACGCGATCTGCCCGGGCTATGTTCTGACGCCGCTGGTCGAAAGCCAGATCCCTGACACGATGAAGGAATACGGAATGGACCGTGATACGGCGATCCGCGAGGTGCTGCTCAAGCGCCAGCCTTCCAAGGAATTCGCCACCACGGACCAGCTAGGCGGGACGGCGCTGTTTCTTTGTTCCGACCACGCCGCGCAGATCACCGGCACGACGATCAGCGTCGATGGCGGGTGGACGGCCGTATGA